The following proteins are co-located in the Camelina sativa cultivar DH55 chromosome 12, Cs, whole genome shotgun sequence genome:
- the LOC104732903 gene encoding SNF1-related protein kinase catalytic subunit alpha KIN11-like has translation MEGSSKKSTSKKAMVLPNYRVGKTIGHGSFAKVKLAVHLATGHRVAIKILNRLKLNDSEVDMKVHRETRILRLLKHPNIIRQYEVIETPDYIYVVMEYVKSGELFDFIAENGRLPEDQARHLFQQIISGVEHCHHNGVVNRDLKPENVLMDTDCNIKIVDFGLSNVMEDGNVLKTSCGSPNYAAPEVIKGTPYSGPGVDVWSSGVILYALLCGSLPFNDVKIQVLFDNIKRGSYDIPDHLSPLARDLIAKILMVDPLMRITIPEIRQHPWFNKNLPPCLATPPLATTEQANKIEEEIVQKVVDIGFDRNQVLASLVDKVQNEATVAYHLILDNQNQKRVPKDQKPKSKFKEISLYEELARQRKR, from the exons ATGGAGGGGTCATCCAAGAAATCTACCAGTAAGAAGGCAATGGTTTTACCAAATTATAGAGTTGGTAAAACTATCGGGCATGGGTCTTTTGCGAAAGTTAAATTAGCAGTGCATTTAGCTACTGGACACCGGGTTGCTATCAAAATCCTTAATCGTCTTAAGCTTAACGACAGTGAGGTAGACATGAAAG tGCACAGGGAGACCAGAATACTCCGATTGTTGAAGCATCCGAACATCATCCGTCAGTATGAAGTGATAGAGACGCCGGATTACATATACGTTGTAATGGAATATGTGAAATCTGGCGAGCTGTTTGACTTTATTGCAGAGAACGGTAGATTACCAGAAGACCAAGCTCGACATCTCTTTCAACAG ATCATATCTGGTGTAGAGCATTGTCATCACAACGGAGTCGTCAACCGAGATCTAAAGCCAGAGAATGTGCTTATGGATACAGACTGCAACATTAAGATTGTGGATTTTGGACTGAGCAATGTTATGGAAGATGGTAACGTTTTAAAGACAAGCTGTGGGAGCCCTAACTATGCTGCTCCagag GTTATTAAAGGAACACCATATTCTGGACCAGGAGTAGATGTATGGAGCTCTGGAGTGATACTGTATGCTCTCTTATGCGGTTCTCTTCCTTTCAACGACGTAAAGATTCAGGTTCTATTCGATAACATAAAG agAGGATCATATGATATCCCAGATCATTTATCACCTCTTGCTAGAGATTTGATAGCAAAAATACTTATGGTTGATCCGCTGATGAGAATCACCATTCCTGAGATTCGTCAGCATCCTTGGTTCAACAAGAATCTTCCTCCTTGTCTTGCTACTCCTCCATTAGCTACAACAGAACAAGCTAACAAG ATTGAGGAGGAGATAGTCCAGAAAGTGGTCGACATAGGATTTGACAGAAACCAAGTTCTTGCGTCTCTTGTGGATAAAGTCCAAAATGAG GCTACAGTTGCATACCATCTAATACTggacaaccaaaaccaaaagagagTGCCTAAAGACCAAAAGCCTAAATCCAAGTTTAAGGAGATATCG CTATACGAAGAACTTGCTAGACAGCGCAAGAGGTGA
- the LOC104732902 gene encoding F-box protein At5g39450-like, translating to MNQMRNGDLGSESFGACLLLSVPEDVIAIIARFVSPRDICNLSLCCKSLCEVVDSENIWLVQCEVAKVLPLSEIVQWRVEVSCYKALCRFLVNVVKPLVGIWVHQNPELGNVVYVMPGYLSVVGCRIIPQQVGPLGIEEACVMWSPVFEVICGFDGSAKFFLHGRDGKLNCCVHPGFVLGIEKSCNVLLLEVEPRREETVLLGETEVRFPFRNLTFSYRRNLLHIVTSTVGIPLPDLSSERLFPTSKDDEVVLLERRTMLLKMHKFGGDWNHMNLEDECTRIPNQVDINKSWKELGFDVDIGNMDAGNQIQGTQKKSLSRYFRSGIKQILGRSSSSKNTSSSRRETKPWNLQRFLSFGDSLGLSVKASKIKLSSYQGWPNMDETCFALYKLPVKNPIASEEYAGLWGGTFGWPPGTCTEDKPGKALFLLMLSYEQSQDGTDRLLIGTKILEGTHYGMHPNGSAMFVIKIDSPSFELFPFETNGEEFENSYEGEGTAKGYGFRYPGYKPGTLFVTSNGLLMFVWKATKVVMTLQRLDLGDLLRKGMCVPPLPPCLNFAYLTKCHANVFAPERRTS from the exons ATGAATCAG ATGAGGAACGGCGATTTAGGGTCAGAATCATTTGGTGCTTGCTTGCTTCTGTCTGTTCCAGAAGATGTAATTGCTATTATCGCACGTTTTGTTTCTCCAAGAGACATTTGCAATCTAAGCTTATGCTGCAAAAGTCTTTGTGAGGTTGTGGATTCAGAGAATATCTGGCTTGTGCAATGTGAGGTAGCAAAGGTTCTTCCTTTATCCGAAATAGTCCAGTGGCGAGTTGAGGTCTCTTGTTACAAGGCGCTTTGTAGGTTTCTTGTTAATGTGGTGAAGCCTCTTGTTGGTATTTGGGTTCACCAAAACCCTGAACTTGGGAATGTTGTTTATGTGATGCCTGGTTACTTATCTGTTGTTGGGTGCCGGATTATTCCACAACAGGTTGGTCCTTTAGGGATTGAGGAGGCTTGTGTTATGTGGTCACCCGTGTTTGAGGTTATCTGTGGTTTTGATGGCTCTGCCAAGTTTTTCCTCCATGGAAGAGACGGAAAACTCAACTGCTGCGTGCACCCTGGTTTCGTTTTGGGTATTGAGAAGAGTTGTAATGTGCTTTTACTTGAGGTTGAGCCTAGGCGAGAGGAGACTGTGTTGTTGGGAGAGACAGAGGTTCGGTTTCCATTTCGTAATctaacttttagttatagaaggAATTTGCTTCACATAGTGACAAGCACTGTTGGTATACCTCTACCTGATCTATCAAGTGAGAGGTTATTTCCAACGTCGAAAGATGATGAAGTGGTGTTGTTGGAACGTAGAACCATGCTCCTTAAAATGCACAAGTTTGGTGGAGACTGGAATCACATGAACCTGGAGGATGAGTGTACACGTATTCCAAATCAGGTAGACATAAACAAATCGTGGAAGGAACTTGGTTTTGATGTTGATATTGGCAACATGGACGCTGGGAATCAGATACAGGGTACACAAAAGAAGAGCTTAAGTAGGTATTTTAGAAGTGGGATAAAGCAAATTCTCGGGAGGTCTAGTTCTTCGAAGAACACGTCTTCTTCAAGAAGAGAGACTAAACCTTGGAATCTCCAAAGATTTCTTAGCTTTGGTGATTCCCTAGGTCTTAGTGTCAAAGCTTCCAAAATTAAGCTGTCTTCTTACCAAGGTTGGCCAAACATGGACGAAACATGTTTTGCACTTTATAAGCTACCAGTTAAGAATCCCATCGCTAGTGAAGAGTATGCAGGCTTGTGGGGAGGAACTTTTGGTTGGCCACCGGGAACATGTACCGAAGATAAACCCGGAAAGGCTCTTTTTTTACTGATGCTCTCTTATGAACAGTCTCAAGATGGTACTGATAGGCTTCTTATAGGGACGAAAATACTAGAAGGGACTCACTACGGGATGCATCCTAATGGATCTGCAATGTTTGTTATAAAGATTGATTCGCCTTCCTTTGAGCTTTTTCCTTTCGAAACAAATGGAGAAGAATTTGAGAATTCTTACGAAGGAGAAGGCACTGCGAAGGGTTATGGTTTCAGGTATCCTGGTTACAAACCTGGTACCCTTTTTGTGACATCTAATGGTCTTCTCATGTTTGTTTGGAAAGCAACTAAAGTTGTGATGACATTGCAAAGACTTGACCTTGGAGATCTCTTAAGGAAAGGCATGTGTGTACCGCCTTTACCACCATGTCTGAATTTTGCTTATTTGACAAAATGTCATGCCAATGTGTTTGCCCCGGAGCGAAGAACATCGTAG
- the LOC104732907 gene encoding probable serine/threonine-protein kinase At1g54610, whose protein sequence is MGCISSKNVSCFTDQSPSPVPEPGLISTSRVLIDHSLEASHNSKRSRKSRRLSGSDLRGGVSLGLSHRSLEAEQAAGGWPAWLCSAASEAVHGWVPLKAEAFQKLEKIGQGTYSSVFRAREVATGKMVALKKVKFDNLQPESIRFMAREILILRKLNHPNIMKLEGIVTSRASSSIYLVFEYMEHDLAGLSSNPDIIFTESQIKCYMQQILWGLEHCHMRGVIHRDIKASNILVNNKGVLKLGDFGLANVITPTNKNQLTSRVVTLWYRAPELLMGSTSYGVSIDLWSVGCVFAEILMGKPILKGRTEIEQLHKIYKLCGSPPDSFWKRTKLPHATSFKPQHTYEATLRERCQELSKSGVFLLETLLSMEPEKRGTASSALNSEYFLTRPYACDPSSLPKYPPNKEMDAKYRDDMRRKRANLKLRDSGVGRKNKRPNRTQYDPKNYAKLPIRQDTVEAKNIQNEASRATTTTQGNYYKVSDLPMTTGPASGFSWAVKRRKDPDNISTLTYYQPSSRSQLSGTSVAFAKNTFLNLKPDNDSVWEVQGDNYDDVIEEVPSESKLSRIGERHGSLDGSGLDFSQREEDSPKKNLEHQEFGKQSISGPLIFKSGKIDEILKRNESNIRQAVRKSHIQREQDDR, encoded by the exons ATGGGTTGCATCAGCTCCAAGAATGTGTCATGTTTTACGGACCAGAGTCCCTCACCGGTCCCTGAGCCCGGCTTGATATCTACAAGTCGAGTTCTTATTGATCATTCGTTGGAGGCGAGTCACAATAGCAAGCGTTCAAGAAAATCAAGGAGATTGAGCGGTTCTGATTTGAGAGGTGGTGTGAGCCTCGGATTATCTCACAGGAGTTTAGAGGCTGAGCAAGCTGCTGGTGGTTGGCCGGCTTGGCTTTGTTCCGCTGCCTCTGAGGCTGTCCATGGTTGGGTTCCTCTAAAGGCTGAGGCCTTCCAGAAGTTGGAGAAG ATTGGACAAGGAACATATAGTAGCGTGTTTCGAGCACGGGAAGTAGCAACGGGGAAAATGGTGGCTTTGAAGAAGGTAAAGTTTGATAATCTCCAACCAGAGAGCATTAGGTTCATGGCAAGAGAAATTCTGATTTTACGGAAACTCAACCATCCAAACATCATGAAACTTGAGGGCATAGTCACGTCTCGAGCATCTAGCAGCATTTACCTTGTTTTTGAGTATATGGAACATGATCTTGCCGGCTTATCCTCGAATCCCGACATCATATTCACCGAGTCACAG ATCAAATGTTACATGCAGCAAATACTTTGGGGACTAGAGCATTGTCATATGCGTGGCGTAATCCATAGAGACATTAAGGCATCAAACATTTTGGTGAATAATAAAGGAGTTCTAAAGCTTGGAGACTTTGGACTAGCAAATGTGATAACACCTACGAACAAAAATCAATTGACAAGCCGTGTAGTGACTTTGTGGTATCGAGCTCCCGAGCTTCTTATGGGTTCCACTAGTTATGGAGTATCAATCGATTTATGGAGTGTGGGATGTGTTTTTGCTGAAATTCTCATGGGGAAACCAATCCTAAAAGGCAGAACTGAG attgaACAATTGCATAAGATCTACAAGCTTTGTGGATCTCCACCAGATAGCTTCTGGAAAAGAACTAAGCTTCCCCACGCAACATCCTTCAAACCACAACATACTTATGAAGCCACTCTAAGAGAACGATGCCAAGAGTTATCAAAGAGTGGCGTTTTTCTACTAGAAACTTTGCTCTCAATGGAACCTGAAAAGCGTGGCACTGCTTCTTCTGCGCTTAACTCTGAG TACTTCTTAACGAGGCCTTATGCGTGTGATCCTTCTTCGTTGCCTAAATATCCACCAAACAAAGAAATGGATGCTAAATATCGTGACGATATGCGCAG GAAAAGAGCAAACCTAAAGTTGCGAGATTCTGGAGTTGgcaggaaaaacaaaagaccaAATAGAACACAATACGATCCAAAGAATTACGCTAAGTTACCAATAAGACAg GACACGGTTGAGGCTAAGAACATACAAAATGAGGCATCTCGAGCCACCACAACAACACAAGGAAATTACTACAAAGTCTCTGACCTCCCAATGACCACGGGACCGGCCAGTGGCTTTTCATGGGCCGTGAAAAGACGGAAAGATCCTGATAATATCTCCACTCTTACCTACTATCAACCCAGCTCAAGAAGCCAATTGAGTGGAACAAGTGTTGCATTTGCCAAGAACACTTTTTTGAATCTAAAACCAGATAATGACTCAGTATGGGAGGTCCAAGGAGACAACTATGATGATGTTATCGAGGAGGTTCCTAGTGAGAGTAAGCTTAGCCGTATTGGCGAACGTCACGGATCACTTGATGGTTCTGGTTTGGATTTCAGCCAAAGAGAGGAGGATTCTCCAAAGAAAAACTTA GAGCATCAAGAATTTGGAAAACAAAGCATATCAGGACCGTTGATATTTAAATCAGGAAAGATTGATGAGATTTTGAAGAGGAATGAAAGTAATATACGGCAAGCTGTCAGAAAATCCCACATCcaaagag aacAAGATGACAGATAA
- the LOC104732904 gene encoding SNF1-related protein kinase catalytic subunit alpha KIN11-like, giving the protein MFLDCSFYSEMDGSSEKTTSKIVSVLPNYRIGKTLGYGSFAKVKLALHVATGHKVAIKILNRSKIKTMGIETKVQREIKILRLLMHPHIIRQYEVIETPDNIYVVMGYVKSGELFDYIVEKGRIQEDEARHLFRQIISGVEYCHRNRIVHRDLKPENVLLDSKCNIKIVDFGLSNVMHDGHFLKTSCGSPNYAAPEVISGRPYSGPEVDIWSCGVILYALLCGTLPFDDENIPILFDKIKKGMYALPDHLSYAARDLIPRMLMVDPLMRITIPEIRQHPWFNNHLPPYLAIPPLDTREQANKIEEEIVQKVVNIGLDRNQVVESLLNRIQNEATVSYYLLLDNRNRKCVPSDYFQTKFKKKSDGLFNSTIPVQEIVSHVGRSIPGLTRLRSRIKDDKTWTLGLQSRGNPCEIMSEVFKALQNLKVCWKKIGHYNIKCRWVRSFANDKNQTIVDECAMILPTIIKFEFQLYKVGENKYLLDIQRVDGPQFIFLDLCVAFLTELGVL; this is encoded by the exons ATGTTTCTCGACTGTTCATTTTATAG TGAAATGGACGGATCATCGGAAAAAACTACCAGTAAAATCGTATCAGTTTTACCAAATTATAGGATTGGTAAAACTCTTGGATATGGATCCTTTGCAAAAGTGAAATTAGCTTTACATGTAGCTACCGGACACAAGGTTGCTATCAAAATTCTTAATCGTTCTAAGATTAAGACCATGGGTATTGAGACCAAAG TGCAAAGGGAGATCAAAATACTAAGATTGTTGATGCATCCCCACATCATCCGTCAATATGAAGTCATAGAGACGCCTGACAACATATATGTTGTAATGGGATATGTGAAGTCGGGAGAGCTTTTTGACTATATTGTTGAAAAAGGTAGAATACAAGAAGACGAAGCTCGTCATCTTTTTCGACAG ATCATATCTGGTGTGGAGTATTGTCATCGCAATAGAATCGTCCACCGGGATCTTAAGCCAGAGAATGTGCTTTTGGATTCAAAATGCAACATTAAGATTGTTGACTTTGGGCTGAGTAATGTCATGCATGATGGTCACTTTCTAAAGACGAGTTGTGGAAGCCCTAACTATGCTGCTCCGGAG GTTATTTCAGGAAGACCATATTCTGGACCAGAAGTAGATATATGGAGCTGTGGAGTGATATTGTATGCTCTCTTATGCGGGACTCTTCCTTTCGACGACGAAAATATTCCTATTCTGTTCGATAAAATAAAG AAAGGAATGTATGCTCTTCCAGATCATTTATCATATGCTGCTAGAGATTTGATACCGAGGATGCTTATGGTTGATCCGCTGATGAGAATTACCATTCCTGAGATTCGTCAACATCCTTGGTTCAATAATCATCTTCCTCCTTATCTTGCTATTCCTCCATTAGATACTAGAGAACAAGCTAACAAG ATTGAAGAGGAGATAGTTCAAAAAGTAGTCAACATAGGTTTGGATAGAAACCAAGTTGTTGAATCTCTTCTCAATAGAATCCAAAATGAG GCTACAGTTTCATACTATCTATTACTTGACAACCGAAACCGCAAGTGTGTTCCTAGTGACTATTTCCAAACCAAGTTTAAAAAGAAATCG GATGGTTTATTTAATTCGACGATTCCAGTTCAAGAGATTGTTTCACATGTTGGCCGTTCCATTCCGGGATTGACTAGACTAAGATCACGGATCAAAGATGACAAAACCTGGACCCTTGGACTTCAG TCTCGAGGAAACCCTTGTGAGATCATGAGTGAAGTTTTTAAGGCTCTTCAAAATCTAAAAGTGTGCTGGAAAAAGATTGGACACTACAACATAAAATGCAGATGGGTTCGCAGCTTTGCTAACGATAAGAATCAAACGATTGTGGATGAATGTGCCATGATCTTACCAACTATCATCAAATTTGAATTTCAG CTATACAAAGTAGGAGAAAACAAGTACTTGCTAGACATCCAAAGAGTTGATGGACCTCAGTTTATCTTCCTTGATCTATGTGTAGCGTTTCTCACAGAGTTAGGTGTCCTCTAA
- the LOC104734004 gene encoding uncharacterized protein LOC104734004 gives MVWERLLRIGVSRSSPWFTVGDFNELTGNHEKRGGKLRHPSSFLPFNGMIQDCGFLEFPFLGDCLSWRGWRDKKPIRCRLDRALGNEDWHDLFPDTVLEYLPMIASDHKPVVVNIGAKRPRGKRRFMFDPRWIGKEGLMEAIEAGWVGGTPQSSPNFLDKIVICRRAISRWRKDHVPFGRETIEDLKCQLSVAQADDATPLSVIADLNARLWEAYKDEEVYWYLKSRNKWMQMGDQNSKYFHALTKQRRARNRIIGLYDKNEIWSTEDEDICNIAVSYFADLFTTLHPTNFDEVLREVHPVITAEANAQLTARVTESEVRAALFMMHPDKAPGPDGMTALFYQKAWQIVKGDLVSLVNGFFEEGVFDRGLNTTHICLIPKVAKPTRMTELRPISLCNVGYKIISKIMCQRLKKLLPDLISETQSAFVPGRLISDNILIAQEMFHGLRTNPSCKGKFMAIKTDMSKAYDRVEWEFIDKLLHKMGFDEKWIRWIMFCVSSVEYKVLLNGQPNGLIIPERGLRQGDPLSPYLFILCTEVLIANIRKAEAEKLITGIKVANKCPPITHLLFADDSLFFCKVAKDQCEAILRILRNYEAASGQQINFAKSSIQFGHTVAEQTKLEIQGVLGITAQGGMGSYLGLPESLGGSKTKVFSFVRERLQGRTTGWSARLLSKGGKEVMIKSIATAVPTFVMSCFRLPKTITSKLSSAVANFWWSSDGRTGGMHWLAWEKLCCSKQQGGLGFRNVDDFNSALLAKQLWRLIEYPDSLFARILKGRYYRNSDPMEPIRSYSPSYGWRSIISARSLVQKGLIKRVGSGESISIWTDPWIPAQSPRPALSKGPFKDPSLKISHLIDSRTRSWRMDVLSDHFDPGDVALIGALPLGSCPKDDTLGWHFTKNGRYTVKSGYHVARLTKTGPFKAVGVGPEITSLLASVWKVRCPPKLHHFMWQVLSGCIPVSRNLRKRGISCDLSCSRCGAEEETVNHVLFLCPPARQVWALSQVPVGSQCFPVESVFANMDHLLDPNSPGSHVSAFPWILWYLWKARNAKVFENITERPEETVRIAEGEAVSWHKAQEGGEDGVNSDQPTVAESRPQRPNGSLPLFFTGYRCFVDGSWKSNDRFAGAGWFCIQPHDPRPGRV, from the exons ATGGTTTGGGAGCGGTTATTGCGTATTGGTGTGTCTCGGTCCTCTCCATGGTTTACTGTTGGTGATTTCAATGAATTAACTGGTAATCATGAGAAACGAGGAGGCAAATTACGGCATCCGTCTTCATTTCTTCCTTTCAATGGAATGATCCAAGATTGTGGTTTTCTGGAATTTCCATTCCTAGGAGATTGCTTATCTTGGCGAGGTTGGCGGGATAAAAAGCCAATCCGGTGTCGGTTGGATAGAGCCCTCGGCAATGAAGATTGGCATGATCTATTTCCAGATACGGTACTCGAGTATTTACCTATGATTGCCTCTGATCATAAGCCCGTTGTGGTCAATATAGGGGCAAAAAGGCCACGGGGAAAAAGACGTTTTATGTTTGACCCACGGTGGATTGGGAAGGAAGGGTTGATGGAGGCAATCGAGGCAGGATGGGTTGGGGGGACTCCTCAGAGCTCACCcaattttttagataaaattgtaatttgtaGACGGGCTATTTCTAGGTGGCGTAAGGACCACGTTCCTTTTGGTAGGGAAACAATTGAGGATCTAAAGTGCCAGTTGTCTGTCGCGCAGGCTGACGATGCAACTCCACTTTCGGTTATCGCTGATTTAAATGCTAGACTGTGGGAAGCCTATAAGGATGAGGAGGTGTATTGGTATTTGAAGAGTCGCAATAAATGGATGCAGATGGGCGACCAAAATTCAAAGTACTTTCACGCTCTGACCAAGCAAAGACGGGCCCGCAATCGGATCATTGGTCTTTatgataaaaatgagatttggTCTACGGAGGATGAGGACATCTGCAATATTGCAGTATCGTATTTTGCTGATCTGTTTACAACATTACATCCGACAAATTTTGATGAGGTCTTACGTGAGGTACACCCAGTGATTACAGCTGAGGCCAATGCTCAGTTAACAGCCCGGGTCACAGAATCAGAGGTCCGCGCGgctttatttatgatgcatccggatAAGGCTCCGGGTCCAGATGGGATGACcgctttgttttaccaaaaagcGTGGCAGATTGTTAAAGGAGACCTTGTCTCACTAGTTAATGGTTTTTTCGAGGAGGGGGTTTTTGATAGAGGTTTGAATACTACGCATATCTGTCTCATTCCGAAGGTGGCTAAGCCGACTCGGATGACGGAGCTGCGTCCAATTAGTTTGTGTAACGTGggatataagattatttctaaGATCATGTGTCAACGGCTAAAGAAGCTTTTACCGGACCTTATTTCAGAAACACAATCAGCTTTCGTCCCGGGAAGGCTCATTTCGGATAACATCCtgattgctcaggagatgtttcacggCTTACGGACTAATCCGTCTTGTAAAGGGAAATTTATGGCTATTAAGACAGATATGAGCAAGGCATATGACAGGGTGGAATGGGAGTTTATTGACAAATTACTTCACAAGATGGGGTTTGATGAGAAATGGATTAGatggattatgttttgtgttagttCGGTGGAGTACAAAGTTCTTCTGAATGGTCAACCGAATGGTCTGATTATTCCGGAAAGGGGATTACGACAAGGAgatcctttatctccttatttatttattttatgcacaGAGGTTTTAATTGCCAACATTCGGAAGGCGGAAGCAGAAAAATTAATTACAGGGATTAAGGTGGCCAACAAATGCCCCCCAATCACCCATCTCttatttgcggatgacagtCTTTTTTTCTGTAAGGTCGCCAAGGACCAATGTGAGGCCATCTTGAGGATTTTACGGAATTATGAGGCCGCCTCGGGTCAGCAAATTAATTTTGCGAAATCCTCCATCCAGTTTGGTCACACGGTTGCGGAACAGACAAAACTGGAGATTCAAGGGGTTCTAGGGATCACAGCTCAGGGTGGTATGGGATCGTACTTGGGGCTGCCCGAGAGTTTAGGGGGGTCGAAAACAAAAGTGTTTTCGTTTGTCCGGGAACGATTGCAGGGTCGAACGACGGGTTGGTCGGCGAGACTGCTCTCTAAAGGAGGGAAGGAGGTTATGATCAAATCGATTGCTACTGCGGTACCGACGTTTGTGATGTCTTGCTTTCGGCTACCGAAGACGATCACATCCAAATTGTCCAGTGCggtggcaaatttttggtggagttcggATGGAAGGACGGGTGGTATGCACTGGCTTGCCTGGGAGAAGCTTTGTTGTAGTAAGCAACAGGGCGGCTTAGGGTTTCGGAATGTCGATGATTTTAATTCGGCTTTGCTGGCAAAACAATTATGGAGGCTTATTGAATATCCGGATTCTTTGTTTGCCAGGATTCTTAAGGGTCGGTACTATCGGAACTCGGATCCCATGGAACCGATTCGTTCCTACTCTCCTTCCTACGGGTGGAGGAGTATAATTTCAGCTCGCTCTCTGGTACAAAAAGGGCTTATTAAACGTGTTGGTTCGGGCGAGTCCATTTCAATATGGACTGACCCCTGGATACcagctcaatccccgagaccagctcTTAGTAAGGGCCCTTTTAAGGACCCTTCTCTTAAAATCTCACACTTGATTGATTCTCGGACACGTTCATGGCGGATGGATGTGCTCTCGGACCACTTTGATCCTGGCGATGTTGCATTGATAGGTGCACTGCCCTTAGGAAGCTGCCCCAAGGATGATACTCTTGGTTGGCATTTTACGAAAAATGGGAGGTATACTGTTAAGTCTGGCTATCATGTGGCCCGTTTGACGAAAACAGGGCCTTTTAAGGCGGTTGGGGTCGGACCAGAGATTACTTCTCTTCTGGCTAGTGTTTGGAAGGTGCGTTGCCCACCAAAACTGCAccattttatgtggcaggttttGTCAGGGTGTATCCCGGTTTCACGAAATTTGCGGAAACGTGGCATTTCATGTGATTTGTCCTGCTCACGTTGTGGTGCAGAGGAGGAGACAGTAAATCATGTCTTGTTCCTTTGCCCCCCGGCACGTCAGGTGTGGGCATTATCCCAGGTACCGGTCGGTTCACAGTGTTTTCCGGTGGAGTCAGTTTTTGCAAATATGGATCATTTATTGGACCCCAATAGCCCGGGCTCTCATGTGTCCGCTTTCCcgtggattttgtggtatttatgGAAGGCGCGTAATGCAAAGGTTTTCGAAAATATTACAGAACGCCCAGAGGAAACGGTCCGGATAGCTGAAGGTGAGGCTGTATCCTGGCATAAGGCTCAGGAGGGAGGTGAAGATGGGGTTAACTCTGACCAACCTACGGTAGCCGAATCCCGCCCACAGCGGCCCAACGGCTCTCTACCTTTGTTCTTTACAGGTTACCGATGTTTTgtggatggttcttggaaatcCAATGATCGGTTCGCAGGAGCAGGGTGGTTCTGTATCCAGCCCCATGACCCAAGGCCAGGAAGGG TGTGA